In a single window of the Rhizobiaceae bacterium genome:
- a CDS encoding ABC transporter ATP-binding protein, producing the protein MTSIELRDVQKYFGALQVIKDMNLSIADGEFIVLLGQSGCGKTTTLRAIAGLETIDTGDILIDGQPVQHLKCSDRDIAMVFQSFSLYPHMTVFENIAFPLRATRMSKADVDKRVREIAQVLRINDLLDKRPSALSGGDMQRVAIGRALVRRPKAMLMDEPIGALDAKLREEMRAEIKRLHVKQGSTTIYVTHDQIEAMSLADRIVIMHEGRLQQVGSPTEVYARPANLFVAQFVGSPVMNIAAADVKSSRNSTEVGLGGGDSRFGFPAALTAQLDAAQGRNGEITLGIRPEGVLVSREERQGYLPVETHLIEPLGSYDIVDLVVGQQLLRARTRSGYVERPGEKVYARIDPAQAHFFDTSSGNSLGVRL; encoded by the coding sequence ATGACCAGCATCGAACTGCGCGACGTGCAGAAATATTTCGGCGCATTGCAGGTCATCAAGGACATGAACCTCAGCATTGCGGACGGCGAATTCATCGTCCTTCTCGGCCAGTCCGGCTGTGGCAAGACCACGACCTTGCGCGCCATCGCCGGGCTCGAAACCATCGACACCGGCGATATACTCATCGACGGCCAGCCGGTGCAGCATCTCAAATGTTCGGACAGGGACATCGCAATGGTGTTCCAGTCCTTCTCGCTCTACCCGCATATGACTGTGTTCGAGAACATCGCATTTCCGCTGCGCGCCACGCGCATGAGCAAGGCCGATGTCGACAAGCGCGTCCGTGAGATTGCGCAGGTGCTGCGGATCAACGACCTGCTGGACAAGCGGCCATCCGCACTTTCCGGCGGCGACATGCAGCGCGTGGCGATCGGTCGTGCGCTGGTCCGGCGACCGAAGGCCATGTTGATGGACGAACCCATCGGCGCGCTGGATGCCAAGTTGCGGGAGGAAATGCGGGCCGAGATCAAGCGCCTGCATGTGAAACAGGGCTCGACCACGATCTATGTGACGCATGACCAGATCGAAGCCATGAGCCTGGCGGATCGCATCGTCATCATGCATGAAGGCAGGCTCCAGCAGGTCGGTAGCCCGACCGAGGTTTATGCACGACCCGCAAACCTTTTTGTCGCCCAGTTCGTCGGCAGTCCCGTGATGAATATAGCGGCGGCAGATGTGAAGTCGTCCCGGAACAGCACCGAAGTGGGGCTGGGTGGTGGAGACAGCCGATTTGGTTTTCCGGCAGCGCTCACCGCCCAGCTCGACGCTGCGCAGGGGCGCAATGGCGAGATCACGCTCGGCATCCGCCCGGAGGGCGTGCTTGTCTCCCGTGAGGAAAGGCAAGGCTATCTGCCTGTCGAGACACACCTCATCGAGCCGCTTGGTTCCTACGACATTGTGGATCTGGTTGTCGGTCAGCAGCTTTTGCGTGCGCGCACCCGCAGCGGTTATGTCGAGCGACCGGGCGAGAAGGTTTATGCCCGGATCGATCCCGCGCAAGCGCATTTCTTCGACACGTCCAGTGGCAACAGCCTTGGTGTGAGGCTTTGA
- a CDS encoding carbohydrate ABC transporter permease, with the protein MAAVTTSTERTLNKLAIAGVLIVTLIFLAPIYWIASTAFKPRNLSTTIPPTVVFTPEVSPFVKLFTKRSQLRTPPTPEEYAAAPWWERMVFDGGEKVTRDGKGNVQWSGYPSRFMNSLIVATISTILAVGMGTLTAYGFSRFKVKGEGDLLFFILSTRMLPPVVVAIPMFLMYRAVGLNDTHLGLIILYTAFNLSFSVWLMKGFMDEIPKEYEEAALVDGYTRMQAFFKVVLPEAATGIAATAVFCFITAWNEYAFALIMTNRRAQTAPPFIPSQVGSGLPDWTVIAAGTLLFLLPVAIFTFLLRNHLLRGVTFGAIRK; encoded by the coding sequence ATGGCAGCCGTCACCACTTCCACGGAGCGCACGCTCAACAAGCTCGCAATTGCGGGCGTGCTGATCGTCACGCTGATCTTCCTCGCGCCGATCTACTGGATCGCCTCGACGGCGTTCAAGCCACGCAACCTGTCGACAACCATTCCGCCGACAGTGGTGTTCACGCCGGAAGTGTCGCCTTTCGTGAAGCTGTTCACCAAGCGCTCGCAACTGCGCACGCCACCCACGCCGGAAGAATACGCGGCCGCTCCATGGTGGGAGCGCATGGTGTTTGACGGCGGCGAGAAGGTCACGCGCGACGGCAAGGGCAATGTGCAGTGGTCGGGCTATCCCAGCCGGTTCATGAACTCGCTGATTGTCGCGACCATCTCGACCATCCTTGCGGTCGGGATGGGGACGCTCACAGCCTACGGTTTCTCGCGCTTCAAGGTGAAGGGGGAGGGGGACCTGCTCTTCTTCATCCTGTCGACGCGCATGCTGCCGCCAGTGGTGGTCGCCATCCCGATGTTCCTGATGTATCGCGCCGTCGGGCTCAACGACACCCATCTCGGCCTGATCATTCTCTACACGGCGTTCAACCTTTCCTTCTCTGTCTGGCTGATGAAGGGCTTCATGGACGAGATTCCGAAGGAGTACGAGGAAGCCGCGCTCGTGGACGGCTACACACGCATGCAGGCCTTCTTCAAGGTTGTGCTGCCTGAAGCCGCGACTGGCATCGCCGCCACCGCCGTGTTCTGCTTCATCACGGCGTGGAACGAATATGCCTTCGCGCTCATCATGACCAACCGGCGCGCGCAGACGGCCCCGCCGTTCATCCCAAGCCAGGTCGGCTCCGGCCTGCCGGACTGGACCGTGATCGCGGCGGGTACGCTGCTGTTCCTGCTGCCTGTGGCCATCTTCACATTCCTGTTGCGCAACCACCTCCTGCGCGGCGTCACCTTCGGAGCGATCCGCAAATGA
- a CDS encoding ABC transporter ATP-binding protein — MAHIQLKNVTKAFGRHTALKNLNLEIEDGQFFVLLGETGAGKTTTLRLVAGLEKPTSGQVFIDGVDVGDWGAAERDVALVLQQYSLYPRYTVRENLEFPLKSKIRRVPDDEIRERVARAAKTLRIEHLLDRKTDRLSGGEMQRVSIGRAIVRKPRVFLMDEPLSALDAKLREALRTELKDLQRRLGATFLFVTHDQIEAMSMGDRVGVLNHGRLVQTGTPKEIYDNPRDTFVASFVGSPPMNLIEGSLVSGKAVIAPRTFELPYEGLAQSASADRPLTFGIRPEDVVLESGAPIAATVHDVENHGVEKIVTLRIGETMLRATVPASTDVEIEQEIRFAWNPRKVALFDRSSGLSLRHAG, encoded by the coding sequence ATGGCCCATATTCAACTCAAGAACGTCACCAAGGCCTTTGGCCGCCACACGGCGCTGAAGAACCTGAACCTCGAGATCGAGGACGGGCAGTTCTTCGTGCTGCTGGGGGAGACCGGCGCAGGCAAGACAACTACACTCAGGCTTGTCGCCGGGCTTGAAAAGCCGACGTCCGGCCAGGTTTTCATCGATGGCGTCGATGTTGGCGATTGGGGTGCGGCCGAGCGCGACGTTGCGCTCGTGCTTCAGCAATATTCGCTGTATCCGCGATATACCGTTCGGGAAAATCTCGAATTTCCGCTGAAGTCCAAAATCCGCCGGGTGCCTGACGACGAAATCAGGGAGCGCGTGGCGCGCGCGGCAAAGACGCTGCGAATCGAACATCTTCTTGACCGCAAGACGGATCGGCTTTCCGGCGGCGAGATGCAGCGCGTTTCCATCGGGCGCGCCATCGTGCGCAAGCCGCGCGTATTCCTGATGGACGAACCTCTTTCCGCGCTCGATGCGAAGCTTCGCGAGGCGCTGCGCACCGAGTTGAAAGATCTCCAGCGCAGGCTGGGTGCAACCTTCCTCTTCGTCACCCACGATCAGATCGAAGCCATGTCGATGGGTGATCGCGTGGGTGTTCTGAACCATGGCCGCCTCGTCCAGACCGGCACGCCGAAGGAAATCTACGACAACCCGCGCGACACTTTCGTGGCCAGTTTCGTAGGGTCGCCTCCGATGAACTTGATTGAGGGTTCGCTGGTCAGCGGCAAGGCCGTTATCGCGCCGCGCACCTTCGAGCTGCCCTATGAGGGGTTGGCACAGTCGGCGAGCGCGGATCGCCCGCTCACATTCGGCATCAGGCCCGAGGACGTGGTGCTGGAGTCGGGCGCGCCGATTGCCGCGACGGTGCACGATGTGGAGAACCACGGCGTGGAAAAGATCGTCACTTTGCGCATCGGGGAGACGATGCTGCGCGCCACCGTTCCCGCATCGACCGATGTCGAGATCGAACAGGAAATCCGCTTTGCTTGGAACCCGCGCAAGGTCGCGCTGTTCGACCGCTCAAGCGGGCTCAGCCTGCGTCACGCTGGATAG
- a CDS encoding dehydrogenase has protein sequence MAATIYSTHALHPVAEEMLGKAGRLVVASSLDEGVLIEEGSQAEIIIVRAPLPPALFADAPRLRAAIRHGAGIDMIPFEQATSAGVLIANVPGANARTVAEHVLMCSMMLLRRFRMVDGDLRSKGWFAGRDHANAGHDIGAQTLGIVGFGNVGATLAQMAADGLGLKVLAHNRGPRQAQGVTFLDLDTLLAEADIVVLCCPLTEETRGLIDARRIALMKPGALIVNVSRGPVIVDEALIAALRSGKIGGAALDVFTEQPLPPDHAYFSFLNVIITPHMAGITEESMMRMGVGAAQEALRILGNELPRNLRNPEVVRHYRQRFPE, from the coding sequence ATGGCCGCGACGATCTATTCGACCCACGCACTTCACCCCGTGGCGGAAGAAATGTTGGGCAAGGCAGGCAGGCTCGTCGTGGCCTCCTCACTCGATGAAGGGGTCCTGATCGAGGAGGGGAGTCAGGCCGAAATCATCATCGTGCGCGCGCCCCTGCCGCCTGCCTTGTTCGCCGATGCACCTCGCCTTCGCGCCGCGATCCGGCATGGCGCCGGCATCGACATGATCCCGTTCGAGCAGGCAACGAGTGCAGGCGTGTTGATCGCCAATGTGCCCGGAGCAAATGCGCGCACAGTGGCTGAACACGTGCTGATGTGCTCGATGATGCTTTTGCGGCGCTTCCGCATGGTTGACGGCGACCTGCGCAGCAAGGGTTGGTTCGCCGGCCGCGACCATGCAAATGCGGGGCACGACATCGGCGCACAAACACTCGGCATCGTTGGATTCGGCAATGTCGGGGCGACGCTCGCGCAAATGGCCGCAGACGGTCTCGGCCTGAAAGTGCTGGCACACAACCGCGGCCCTCGTCAGGCGCAGGGCGTGACGTTTCTCGACCTCGACACATTGCTCGCCGAGGCCGATATCGTCGTTCTGTGCTGCCCGCTGACGGAAGAAACGCGCGGGCTGATCGATGCGCGTCGCATCGCGCTGATGAAGCCCGGCGCGCTGATCGTCAACGTTTCCCGTGGCCCGGTGATCGTGGACGAGGCGCTGATCGCAGCGTTGAGAAGCGGGAAGATCGGCGGCGCGGCGCTTGACGTTTTCACCGAACAGCCCCTGCCCCCCGATCACGCCTATTTCAGCTTTCTGAATGTGATCATCACACCGCATATGGCAGGCATCACCGAGGAATCGATGATGCGCATGGGCGTCGGCGCGGCGCAGGAAGCCCTGCGCATTCTCGGCAATGAATTGCCGCGCAACCTGCGCAATCCCGAAGTCGTCCGGCATTACCGGCAGCGTTTTCCCGAATAG